In the Dendrosporobacter quercicolus genome, GCCACCGGTGGCCTGGGGGTTTACCTCTCCCAATGGGCGAAATACATGGGGGCCGATATAGTGGTCGGCATAGCCCGCGACCAGGCCAAGTTGCAAGCCCTTGTCCCCCACGGCGTGGATGTGCCCATCGCCACTGGCGACCGGGGCGTCGACGACATCCGGCACGACATCTGGCGCGCCTGCAGGAGCCGTGGTGTCAATCCCCGCTATTCCTGGAAAATTTTCGAGGTCAGTGGAACCCTGGCCGGCCAGGAACTGGGGCTGGGCCTGCTCACTTTCGCCTGCAAGCTGGTCCTAGTCGGCTTCGCTCCTGGCGAGTTGCGATTCGCTCTGTCCAAGGTCATGGCCTATGACGCCGAGATCGTCGGCAGTTGGGGCTGTGATCCGGCGCTATATCCGCGCGTGGTCGAGCATGTGATGAAGGGAGACATACAAATTCTGCCCTTTATCGAAACGCGATCCATGCAAACCATTGCCGCCAGTTTCGACGATGTGCGGCAGCGGCGAACCGGTTTAAAGCGCATTGTGCTGACGGCGGATTGGCAGAGCGGCGCGGCGGCGGTCTGCGGGAATTAAACGGAGCATGAAAGGGAAGCAGCGGTTCGGTTTGTGACGCAGTGCAATTGGGCACGGTACGAATGCGGTGGCGGTTGTCCGCCTATTGTCTGAGATGAAAATACTAGTGCGAAGGGAGAAATCATGGAAAACATGGAAAACATGCAACCCATCAGTTTACATCTTGCCGACCGACCCCGGCGTTCGGGATGGGTAGAGTATATCAACAAAACCGGATTTGTCCCGCGGCCGGAAGAAGTGCTTTTCACCACCTTGCCGCGCAACATCTACGCGGCCGAGGGCTATGATGGTGACATCCCCTGCGTCACCGAGGACGGCCGGCTGGATTGGTTTGCTAGCCATCCGCTCGCCTATCCAGAGGAATACCAGCCTTCGATAAAATCCCGTTCCTACGATGTGTCCTTCCTGTCGGCGAACGTTCCGGGGCCAACTTATCTGGAATTGCCGATGCAGGCGGAAATTGAGGCGGCCCTCGCAAGCCGCCAGTTCAAGGTGTTGGCGATCAGCGCCTACACTTGGATGATCCCCTGGGCGTTGAAACTGGCAGAGAGTGCACGCCAGGAGTATGGCATACAAGAGGTATGGTTAGGCGGCTACGGCGTCATGACACCCGAGCCGCGCATCCGCGAAGTTTTTGACCGCCTCTACTGGGGCTATGGGGAGACGACCTTCCGAGAAGCCTTGGGTATGTCCCCCATTAAACCGGCAGAAATCGAACACCCCATGTTGATCAACGAGTCCACATATCTTGCTCACAAAATTAAAATCGGTCATCTTTTCTGGGAACGGGGCTGCACACAGAGATGTACCTTCTGTGCCGATCCGGTTTTTCAGCCGGGAGGCGAGCCAACCTTCTCCGTGGCCAATGTTCGCAAGGTGCTTGAACGCTATAAAGCGGAGGGCGTGATGTCGGTGCACCTGGTCAACCAAGACGTTCGGCCATTCACGGTGGTGGGGAAGCAGATCATCGAACTGTTGCACGAATTCGGCCTGCCTTTCACCATGATGACCAGTTTTCAGGCGCTGACGGCCAAAGGACTGGACGGCATAAAATGGCTAGCCGACCGAGGGTTGACCATGGCGCAGCTGGGCGTGGAATCTCTAGATGACGCCAACCTTACTTGGGCCCACAAAACGACCAACTGCACCCACATCCGGGATACGGTGCGTCAGATGGATGACCTGCGCATCCGGCTGTCTGCCACCTATATTATCGGTTTCGAGAACGACACGCCGGAGAGCATCCGGCGGGCGAAGCAGCGTTTAGGGGATTTGGGACCAATCTACACTTATTTCATGATCCTTCTGCCCATGCCCGGCACTCCTCAGTACTACGACATGTTGAAAAGAAATCTTATTAAAGACTGGGATTTCCGCAAATGGACTGGTGGCTATCTGGTCTGGCGGCATCCGGTGATCCAGCCGGACGAGGCCCGGGCTCTGCTTCGGGAAATGGACCTGGCCATCAACACCCCCCAGTACAATAAGCGCTTGCAGCGGGAATGGACGCGCATCAATCGCATGCGGGAAAGGCTTCTACAGCGGGAACGGCAGGGAGAATCCGCCGACATGCGCGCTCGCGCTCGGGTGTATTATCACCCGGACAGTTACGCAAAGCTGCTAACTGACAGATTTGGGGTCAAGCCGGGAGCAACGCTCCCGTCGTGTGACGCTTCGCGAGAGACGCCACCGACCCCGATGGCATCAAAGGATTCGAGGAGGTTATGATTATGCGGCCAGTCGTTGAGATAGCGCCGGGCGCTTGGTTCGTCCAGCGGGATTGGCTAAGCTGTAATCATTTCATTGCTAAGTTGCCGCAGCTGACCTTGATCGATACCGGCTACAAAGACGATTTACAGGAAACCATTGCAGTGCTCCGATCCTTTGACGTCGAGCCGGCGGACGTGGATTTGATCGTGAACACCCATTGCCACTGCGATCATGCCGGCAGCAACCGTTACTTTATTGAGCAGTCCGGTTGCGACGTCTGGATGCACGAGGAAGAAAAGCGCCGCATCGATACGCGGGATGACATCGCTACATGGTGGCGCTTTCACGACACCTGGGCAGATTTCTTTAAGGTCGATAAGGGGCTGCGCGAGAACGACGAAATTCGCTTCGGTTCCCTCGTCCTGCAGGTGATCTATGCCCCCGGGCATTCCCGCGGCCTGATGATTTTATATGCCAAGGATCTAAAGGCGCTCTTCAGCTCGGATGCGATATGGCAGGGGGATATGGGGGTCATCAATCCTATCGTTGAAGGTGAGGATGCCCTCGACCGGGCGGTCGAGACGGTGGAGCGCATCGAGAAGCTGAACCTTGAGGTGATCTATCCGGGGCACGGTCCAATCATTCATAAGCCTAAACCTGTAATCGACCGGCTCTTACGCAAACTGGAGCGTTATTATCAAGACGAGTCGATGATGCACATGGACCACATGAAAAAGATGATCGCCTATTACGTCCTGACTCAGGGACGTGTGAAAGAAGACGGTTACTACGACTACCTGTTGCGCTCAGTGTGGTTCCCACGGATGGTGGACCGCTATTTTGACGGGCGCTACGAGTCCACATATCAGGCGGTCATCGACGGCAGCCTGCGCAGCAAGATGATCGTTCGGGACAACGGATACCTTTACGGAGCCGGTAAAATATGAGCACAGGGGAGCGGATAAGGCAGGAAACGCCGGCGGAGGCCGGCCGTGACATTATCTTGTGCACCATACGGGAGCGGCGCTCCGTGCGCGCCTTTTTGGATCGGCCTGTGGCGCGAGAACTGATCGAGACCGTGCTCGATGCGGCGCGCTGGGCACCTTCTGGTGCCAATATGCAGCCTTGGTACGTAAGGGTGGTGACTGGCGTCACCAAAGCCCGTATCACCAGGGCACTGCTGGAAGCCCGGGAGAAGAGTATCCGGGAACACCCAGACTACCAGTACTACCCCGTCGAATGGTTCGAACCTTACAAGTCCCGGCGGATGGGGCTCGGGGTGGCAATGTACAGCACCCAGGGTGCGAGGCGTAACCGCGCTGAAAGCTGGAACAACAACTATCGTTTCTTTGGGGCACCGGTAGGACTGCTGTTCTTCATCCACAAAGATCTTGCCACGGGTTCCTGGATGGACTATGGCATGTTTATACAGAACGTGATGCTGGCGGCACGGGCGTTGGGATTGGAAACCTGTTGCCAGGCATCCATCTGCGACTACCCGGACCAGATACGGGAAATTTTGGGCATTGGTCCCGAGCGGCTACTGGCCTGCGCGGTGAACCTGGGCTATCCGGATTGGTCGGCACCTGTCAACGGTTTCGCCCGCGCCCGTGCGCCGGTCGCTGGATTTACGGTTTTTCACGATTGATGCCGGGTTGCGATCAGTTAAAATTACATCTCAAGGAGGAATTTCATATGACAGAAACCGGTCGCGTGATTGGCTTCACCGAATTGAAGGAAAAATACCTGCCCCAGCGCTACCCGCTGCTGCTGCTGGATCGGGTCACCGGCTTTGTGCCCAACGAATGGATCGAGGCCACCAAGGCTGTTACCGGTAATTCGCCGGAACTAGTTGGACACTTTCCCGAACGCGCGATCCTGCCCGGATCTGCTCTGATGCAATCCTTTTCGCAACTGGGCATCGTGTTCTTCAAGATCACCAATGGCGCTCTAGCGGAGGACGAAATCACTGTCGTCTCTTCTTTCAAGATCCGTCTGACCACACCGATCCCGCCAGGGGAGATCCTCACCCTACGGTTGGAGGCGCGGCGCTTCTCCCGCGGTGTCGGAGTCTTTCGTGGACATTGCGGCATGAACGGCAAGATCGTCGCTCATGCTAGCCTGACTATTGCCAAGGCCAAGCTGGATAGCTTCGTTGGCATCCCCTGGTAGGGGGGCGCCAGAAGGTACATCCTCATGAGTGCGCCAAGCGAAAGGATGAGATTTAGCTATGTCTATACCACACAATATTCTCTATGAAAAACGCGATGGCGTGGCCTATGTCACCCTCAATCGCCCTGAGGCGATGAATGCCATCGACGAGGCCACCAACGCGGAACTGGAGGAAGTGTGGCGGGATTTTGCCGCCGATGATGCCGTGGATGTGGCCATCTTCACCGGTAGCGGGCGGGCTTTTTGTGCCGGCGCCGATCTGAAGACCTTCATCCCCAAGTGGGAGGGGGCCAACATGCTGGATGTGCGCAAGAATATCCCCCATGGCCTCGGAGGCGGGTTGACTCGCGGGCAGCACCGTCTCTACAAGCCCATCATTGCCGCGATCAACGGCTATGCCATCGGTGCCGGCCTGGAAATTGCCCTGGCCTGCGATATCCGCATCGCTTCCGAAAAGGCCAAATTCGGTATTTTTGAGGTGCGCTGTGGCCTGCACCAAGGCGATGGAGGTTTGGTCCGCCTGGTGGCAGTAGCCGGGATCGGCGTAGCCCTTGATCTCACACTGACAGGGCGGGAGGTCACGGCCGAGGAAGCGCTTAGGCTAAGGCTGGTTACCCGCATCGTGCCGCCGGAAGATTTGATGCAGGCAGCCGAAAATACGGCGCGCATGATACGAGGCAACAGCCGCAATGCTGTTCGGTCCGCCAAGGAGACCATCCTTGAACTGATCGGACGCCCACTGGATGACGCGCTGAGACTGGAGACGCTATACGGCTACTCGAGTCTAGGAGACTTCGCCGATGCTCGTGCAAGGCTCGCCCAGTTTGTAAAGAAATAGATGGCTCCGCTCCTTCAGCTGGACCGATACCGACATGAATAAGAGAAACATGATAGTTTCCACTTTGCAACAATTGCCGGAGCAGTTCCGTACGTAAAACTTTTGGCATCTATCCGCAAGCTCCTTATGGGTGGAATGCAGTGGGAATATCTTTTCGGACGCCGATAACGACGTTGGTGAAGCCGGGAATTATTTTTGCCATAGAATAAATAAGGAAACCACACCGGAATAAACAAGCAGCTCCTTCAACGATTGAAGGGCTGCTTGTTTATCTGGTATATGCATTTTTACAGCCGCCGGAATACGCCGATGACTTTACCCAGTATGGCTACATTGGTCACCAAAATAGGCTCCATATGGTCATTTTCCGGCTGCAGCCGGACATAATCCTTCTCTTTAAAAAAACGTTTGACTGTGGCTTCCTCATCATTGACCAGAGCGACAACGATATCGTTGTTGTAGGCGCTGTTTTGCTCCCGGACCAAAACATAATCGCCATCAAAGATGCCGGCGTTAATCATGCTTTCCCCCTGCACGGACAGCATAAACACGTTTTCATTATTGCCCACCAGCTCCAGGGGAAAAGGAAAAACCTCCTCAACATTTTCTACCGCTAAGATCGGCTGTCCCGCAGTAACCCGCCCAACCAGGGGAACGGGCGTTATTTTCTTCTGCCGCCAGGGCGCTTCATCCAAAATTTCAATTGCCCGGGGTTTATCCTGATCACGTCTGATAAAGCCCAGCGTTTCGAGCTTAGCCAGATGTCCGTGCACGGTAGAACTGGAGCTTAATCCGACCGCCTCGCCGATTTCGCGGACAGAAGGGGGGTAACCCTTGATTCTCAAAGTATCTTTAATATAAGCTAAAATTTGTTTTTGTCTATGATTCAACAAATAGTCTTTATTCACACATCATCAACTCCCGGCTAAAATTTCCATCCTAGCTCTATTATAACAATGATCTCCAGGCATTGCAAACATTCGTTCGTAGGCCGGCCGCCAAAAACACCGGCAGCGTCTCTAAAACATTTTATTGAGGGCATTATTTTTAAATAAATTACCCTGCTCAATGTAGCGCCGGACCATTTTTTCCGATTTATGGCGGGTCTGCTGCATAATGGCCCGTTCATCAACATCATGCTGTGCAGCGCTTGTCGCAAAGCCCCGCCGCAGGCTGTGCCCGGCAAAATCCTCGGCGTTTAATCCCGCCAGCCCGGCGTATTTTTTTACGATAAGCGCCACCGACTTGTCACTGAGACGCCGGTCGCGCACTTTTTTATACTTGTTTAACGGACGGAAGAGGGGACCGCTGTTCAGCCGGGCCTGCTCCAGCCAGTGCTTCAGGGCGGTTACGGCGCAGACGCCCGGATCGGTATTATAGGGAATGGCCACATATTCTCCCTGACCTTCCTGGTCGCCTTTGGACTGGTGAACCAGAACAATGACGCCCTCGCGGGTAAAGGCAAGGTCCTCAACATTGATTTTGACCAGCTCCGAACGGCGGAACGCGCCCATAAAACCGGTCAGTATAATTGCCTTATCACGAATCCCGGCAATATCGGCTGTATCGAAGCAGGAGGCGATATCCCGTAAATCTTCAAACAGGAGAGGGGCCTTCCCGCGCTGAATGGTGCCTTTTTCCCGCTTAATGGCATCCAGTGCATTTCTGACCAAACCGCTGCGGCACGGATTATCATCCTGATAGCCGCCGGCTTTATGGTTTTCCGAAATGGCGCTGAGACGGCGCGATACCGTATTGGCTTTAGCATTGTCGGCCAAGTCATTCATATAATTGACAATGGTTTCAGGCTCGGCCGGCAGCGCCTGAAACCCCAGATGCGTGCACCAGTCATAAAAATCCAGCCAGTCGGCTTCATAAGCCCGCAGGGTGTTTTCGGCTTTGGATTTGCGCAGGCGTTTTTTGCTTTTTTCGGACAGTTTGTCATTATGCTCAATCAAACCGCTGTTGCGCAGTACAAAATCATGATTTGCCATTCGCTAACCCCACCTTAATTTTTCGCTTAACTTCCGATAACTATAAATTATCGGAAGTTATAATATTCAGCAACCAACCCCAGGTACGGTTAATCAACTGTCTTTCAGCACCTGCCCGGCCAGCTTGTCGGCCAGCTCATTGCCTTCAACGCCGGAATGCCCGGCTACTTTATTGAATTTTACCCTGCTCAGATAATTGGCGGCAAAATCGGCATAAGCCTTGGTAAATTGATTATTGGTTTTCCAGCGCCCGGTAGCCCATTCGGAAATTCCAATATAATCATGATGCAGGATCACAAAATCCACCGCCTGGCCCTCTGACCATTTCATCGCCTGCATCGCTGCCTCCAGCTCGCCGGCGACGTTATGAATTGCCGCAGCAGCGACGTCCTGGCCCAGGCCGCTGGCCGTATGAATAAGCCGGGCGCCGTCATAAACGGCAAACGCCCAGCTGTAGCGCTGATTGGCATAACTTCCGTCCACATAAATATCATAATATTTGCCCACGCCTGGCGGCATACCTGCAGCCGCCGGTTTTTGAACTGTTGCAGCCTGATGATCATCATCGATATAACTGAGGGCTTCCCGCTCAGTGGCGAAGCCTTTATACAACGCTCCCGGATAACCGTGCACCTGCGCGCGGCATTCGGCCCAGGTCTGATAGATTCCTTTAGCCCTGCCAACTTTAACCCCATAAAACTTCTTCATTGCTGCCATAAAAATAGTTCCTCCAATCAGGTGTAACCGTGTGCTCATCGCTTCTCTGTTATATCCTGTTTTATCTTCGACGGCCTGTAGGCATTTTCCCTTTAACCTTACGATTTGATTGTATAAAATCTTACCAAAAAACACAAATTAAGGTTAACAACGGAGGTGATGATGGTATGGCCAATGATCGTTTAACACAAAAAGAACAGTCGTTTTTAGAAGATGCCTTGGAAATGGAAAATCTCTGCATTACAAAATACAGCGTCTATGCAGAACAATGCCAGGATGACGATTTGAAAGATCTCTTGTTTAACATCTCCAAGAATAAACGGCAGCATGTAAACAGAATCAACCATTTGCTCGACAAAAACAGTTTTACTTATAATTAAAATGAGGTGATAAAATGCGTCAGGGAAACCGCTATTCACGTTCAACCCCAACCAGCCTTTCCAGCCGTGATATGCTCATGGATTTGCTTTGTACCGAGAAAAGCCTGTCCCATCTGTACGATCATGGCATTATGGAGTCATCAAATGATGAAGTTCGCTATACCTTTGAAGAGTTACAGCATGATGAACATGAAAATGCGCATGTTCTGTTCAAGGCTATGCAGCAGCGCGGCTGGTATAATACCGATGCCGGCGCTGACAGAAGCTACTCCAGAGCAGACAGCAACTACTTGCATGCCGGCCGTTATGGCCGCAGCAAAGCCAGCAGTGAGTATGCAGTAACCAGCGGCGGATCACAGCGATTCGGCAGCAAATTTGCGCGGAGCGGCCGCCGGTCAACCAGCAACTCTCTTGCCTAAACCGGACAAATACTGGATATAGCAAAGGACTCAGCCGCAGTAAGCAACGGCTGAGTCCTTTCGGTGTATAAGTTATTTATCCAGAATTAAATCTACATTTAAGGCATCCAGAACATTGGTTATCCGGTTGAACATTGTCGCCTGCTCCGAACCGGCAAACAATAAGCCCACTGCATAATTATCCTCGGTTAAAATAACTGAGCCGCTGTCCCCAGGCATGCTCATCGGCCCGGCCAAAATCTGATCGGCAAAAACGGCTGACTCCTGTCTGCTGATATTTACCTTCATTGACACATCGGTTGCCAGCACAATACTATGGGTAACGCCCGAGCTCCGGCCGCTTTTTTTTACCTGCAGGCCTAAGCTCGCTTCCTTAATTCCGGCAATAGCGCCTATTTCTAAAATCTCCGGACTGATATCTTCGGAATGAACCGGCGCCGCAATAGCGCAGTCCACCAAATTGACCTGCTCATTATTCCTTAGTACCTGAATCCGGTACTGCGGCTTAAAGGTATTAATCATTTTATTGATCAGCTTTTCAAAAATATGGGCAATATTGCATTCCGACCGGTTTAATTCACGATAAACCGGGATGAATTTTTTTAACGTGGCAATGCTGTTATTAGCGCCGGCCATATTATCAAAGCTCCCTGGCTGCAGTACCAGATCGCCGGGGCGGGAGCGCTCGTCTTTACCGTCAGTCAGGTTTGCCAGCACATGATTATTCGATAAAATGAACAGCTCGTTACTGTTGCGATCGCGAACCACTGCGCCAAAGGTTCCGGCCGACACTTTATAATGACCGATGCTAACGCCCGGCGGAGCCGGTCTCAGCAGCTTTTTGCGTTCAGTATGCAGGCAAATGTCTCCGACCTCAATGATATCGGTAACCATACCGTCCAGCTTGCCCGGTACCAACGCACTGCGGCTGAGGCTGTGCCTGTTCATTTTTTTTCTGACCAGAATAACGACAGCCTCCTGTCTGGTATTTATTCCCCTAATCCATTTATGGCCATGGCCTAAGCCAATTACATTATCAAATTGGCACACATCATTATATAGCGGATGAACATTGCCTTTTTTCATATATACCTCCCCCTGACCTTAAAGTTAGACAGTCTGTTGCAGCTCAACCGAAGCGCCAAACAAACAGTTACAGTCCCCCAAAGGTATTCAGGTGGAATTTGAATTCCACCTGAAGCTTAAGTCTCACTTTATGATATGAGGGGCAGGATATAATGGTAACTACCTTTCGCCGGTTAATCTTTTTATTTCGCTCATTTGCGCTTTGGCCGCCTGTTCGCCGCGGCTAATTGCCAAAGCGGTGTTTTTTAGCTCTTTAAAATTAATATCAAACACGGATGGACGGATGATTACATCGGCATATTTTTCAGATTTTAATAACGTAACCTCCCGGTTCATGATATCGATACACTGGATAAGAATTTCCCCCACCGAGTGGACATCAGGATTGGGCTCTCCTGAATACCCCAGGTCTACGGCGATGATTACATCAGCCCCCATATGTTTGAGAATATCGGTCGGCAAATTATTTTTAACGGCTCCGTCCACCAGCGTCATGCCACGAAACTTCTTGGGAAAAAAAACGCCTGGTATTGATATGCTCGCCCTCACCGCATCGGTAAGCAATGCGTTGTGGTAGTATCTGGCATTTAAAATGGCCCGGTTTCCCGGCAACGGCGTCGTAAAAAAAACAGTATCAGCGGAATTTAGGTCAACTGCAGTAATGGCCACAGGAATAAAGGTATCCCTAAGTGTGCGCTCCTGCCACAAACTGCTAAAATACCGTTCAATTTTATCGCCCTTGACCAGGCCGTTTGGTAAAACCGACCAAAAGCGCGACATTCCACTCATCAGCCATTTCATGCCATGCTTAAACAAATCCGATACTGTCATTTTTAGATCAATTAATTGGGAGGTTTTCATATTTTTGGCCAGCTGCTCCATTTGCTGCGGTGTATATCCACAGGCATATAAGGACGCGACAATTGCGCCGGCGCTTGTACCTGATATCAAATCTATTGGTACG is a window encoding:
- a CDS encoding viroplasmin family protein; protein product: MAAMKKFYGVKVGRAKGIYQTWAECRAQVHGYPGALYKGFATEREALSYIDDDHQAATVQKPAAAGMPPGVGKYYDIYVDGSYANQRYSWAFAVYDGARLIHTASGLGQDVAAAAIHNVAGELEAAMQAMKWSEGQAVDFVILHHDYIGISEWATGRWKTNNQFTKAYADFAANYLSRVKFNKVAGHSGVEGNELADKLAGQVLKDS
- a CDS encoding enoyl-CoA hydratase/isomerase family protein, producing the protein MSIPHNILYEKRDGVAYVTLNRPEAMNAIDEATNAELEEVWRDFAADDAVDVAIFTGSGRAFCAGADLKTFIPKWEGANMLDVRKNIPHGLGGGLTRGQHRLYKPIIAAINGYAIGAGLEIALACDIRIASEKAKFGIFEVRCGLHQGDGGLVRLVAVAGIGVALDLTLTGREVTAEEALRLRLVTRIVPPEDLMQAAENTARMIRGNSRNAVRSAKETILELIGRPLDDALRLETLYGYSSLGDFADARARLAQFVKK
- a CDS encoding site-specific integrase is translated as MANHDFVLRNSGLIEHNDKLSEKSKKRLRKSKAENTLRAYEADWLDFYDWCTHLGFQALPAEPETIVNYMNDLADNAKANTVSRRLSAISENHKAGGYQDDNPCRSGLVRNALDAIKREKGTIQRGKAPLLFEDLRDIASCFDTADIAGIRDKAIILTGFMGAFRRSELVKINVEDLAFTREGVIVLVHQSKGDQEGQGEYVAIPYNTDPGVCAVTALKHWLEQARLNSGPLFRPLNKYKKVRDRRLSDKSVALIVKKYAGLAGLNAEDFAGHSLRRGFATSAAQHDVDERAIMQQTRHKSEKMVRRYIEQGNLFKNNALNKMF
- the had gene encoding 6-hydroxycyclohex-1-ene-1-carbonyl-CoA dehydrogenase, whose protein sequence is MPVNENLHAWRIVQQQQPARPFRFERVNEPIPEIRANEALVEVAACGICGTDIGYFFGDVAPVAAPPLTLGHEISGRVVRGGGLEGRQVIVPTIIPCRSCELCRSSRANRCVRQRMLGGNYAIQGGFASHVVVPAHELALVPEDSPIPLEHLAVVADAVSTPYQAALRASIAPGDKVIVIGATGGLGVYLSQWAKYMGADIVVGIARDQAKLQALVPHGVDVPIATGDRGVDDIRHDIWRACRSRGVNPRYSWKIFEVSGTLAGQELGLGLLTFACKLVLVGFAPGELRFALSKVMAYDAEIVGSWGCDPALYPRVVEHVMKGDIQILPFIETRSMQTIAASFDDVRQRRTGLKRIVLTADWQSGAAAVCGN
- a CDS encoding B12-binding domain-containing radical SAM protein, translating into MENMENMQPISLHLADRPRRSGWVEYINKTGFVPRPEEVLFTTLPRNIYAAEGYDGDIPCVTEDGRLDWFASHPLAYPEEYQPSIKSRSYDVSFLSANVPGPTYLELPMQAEIEAALASRQFKVLAISAYTWMIPWALKLAESARQEYGIQEVWLGGYGVMTPEPRIREVFDRLYWGYGETTFREALGMSPIKPAEIEHPMLINESTYLAHKIKIGHLFWERGCTQRCTFCADPVFQPGGEPTFSVANVRKVLERYKAEGVMSVHLVNQDVRPFTVVGKQIIELLHEFGLPFTMMTSFQALTAKGLDGIKWLADRGLTMAQLGVESLDDANLTWAHKTTNCTHIRDTVRQMDDLRIRLSATYIIGFENDTPESIRRAKQRLGDLGPIYTYFMILLPMPGTPQYYDMLKRNLIKDWDFRKWTGGYLVWRHPVIQPDEARALLREMDLAINTPQYNKRLQREWTRINRMRERLLQRERQGESADMRARARVYYHPDSYAKLLTDRFGVKPGATLPSCDASRETPPTPMASKDSRRL
- a CDS encoding patatin-like phospholipase family protein, whose translation is MLTKINNKPWGMKRPTVGVALSGGGIRGLTHIGVLKSLLANGVPIDLISGTSAGAIVASLYACGYTPQQMEQLAKNMKTSQLIDLKMTVSDLFKHGMKWLMSGMSRFWSVLPNGLVKGDKIERYFSSLWQERTLRDTFIPVAITAVDLNSADTVFFTTPLPGNRAILNARYYHNALLTDAVRASISIPGVFFPKKFRGMTLVDGAVKNNLPTDILKHMGADVIIAVDLGYSGEPNPDVHSVGEILIQCIDIMNREVTLLKSEKYADVIIRPSVFDINFKELKNTALAISRGEQAAKAQMSEIKRLTGER
- a CDS encoding MBL fold metallo-hydrolase; the encoded protein is MRPVVEIAPGAWFVQRDWLSCNHFIAKLPQLTLIDTGYKDDLQETIAVLRSFDVEPADVDLIVNTHCHCDHAGSNRYFIEQSGCDVWMHEEEKRRIDTRDDIATWWRFHDTWADFFKVDKGLRENDEIRFGSLVLQVIYAPGHSRGLMILYAKDLKALFSSDAIWQGDMGVINPIVEGEDALDRAVETVERIEKLNLEVIYPGHGPIIHKPKPVIDRLLRKLERYYQDESMMHMDHMKKMIAYYVLTQGRVKEDGYYDYLLRSVWFPRMVDRYFDGRYESTYQAVIDGSLRSKMIVRDNGYLYGAGKI
- a CDS encoding nitroreductase: MSTGERIRQETPAEAGRDIILCTIRERRSVRAFLDRPVARELIETVLDAARWAPSGANMQPWYVRVVTGVTKARITRALLEAREKSIREHPDYQYYPVEWFEPYKSRRMGLGVAMYSTQGARRNRAESWNNNYRFFGAPVGLLFFIHKDLATGSWMDYGMFIQNVMLAARALGLETCCQASICDYPDQIREILGIGPERLLACAVNLGYPDWSAPVNGFARARAPVAGFTVFHD
- a CDS encoding 3-hydroxyacyl-ACP dehydratase FabZ family protein → MTETGRVIGFTELKEKYLPQRYPLLLLDRVTGFVPNEWIEATKAVTGNSPELVGHFPERAILPGSALMQSFSQLGIVFFKITNGALAEDEITVVSSFKIRLTTPIPPGEILTLRLEARRFSRGVGVFRGHCGMNGKIVAHASLTIAKAKLDSFVGIPW
- a CDS encoding spore coat protein; the protein is MRQGNRYSRSTPTSLSSRDMLMDLLCTEKSLSHLYDHGIMESSNDEVRYTFEELQHDEHENAHVLFKAMQQRGWYNTDAGADRSYSRADSNYLHAGRYGRSKASSEYAVTSGGSQRFGSKFARSGRRSTSNSLA
- the lexA gene encoding transcriptional repressor LexA translates to MNKDYLLNHRQKQILAYIKDTLRIKGYPPSVREIGEAVGLSSSSTVHGHLAKLETLGFIRRDQDKPRAIEILDEAPWRQKKITPVPLVGRVTAGQPILAVENVEEVFPFPLELVGNNENVFMLSVQGESMINAGIFDGDYVLVREQNSAYNNDIVVALVNDEEATVKRFFKEKDYVRLQPENDHMEPILVTNVAILGKVIGVFRRL